TTCAATCCCTTAAATTGTCGTTTAGTTACTTTACAAATAGTGTTATATCATTGCTTGGTATTATCATTTTAACTTTTTGTTTTATGAAATTAATACCAGGCGATCCTTTTTTAGAATCTAAGGCTTTAGATGAACATGTTCACCAACGTTTATTAGATTATCATGGGCTAAATGGATCTTTAACAGAGCAACTTTTAACTTATTTAAAAAACGTTTCCTCTTTTAATTTAGGGACTTCTTTAAAATATAAAGATCTAACTGTTATTGAAATTATAGTGAATAATTTTCCCATATCTGCACAACTTGGCGGCATGGCTTTTTTAGCGTCTATGATAAACGGAATTTTTTTAGGGACTTTATCGGCTTATCATTATAAAAAAAAAGGGGACAAAGTCTTTTTTTTTAGTTCTACATTAGCCCTTTCTTTGCCAACTTTTTTCATTGGCACTTTCCTTCAATATTACTTTAGCTTTAAATGGCATATTTTTCCCATTGGCCGCTGGGGCTCAATTTCTCATGCAATATTACCCATTCTAACTTTGAGTATAATTCCTAGTATGCAAATTGCAAAACTTGTAAGAGCACAAGTGCTTCAAATCTTTCAAAAAAACTACTATATATCTGAAAAATTGAAAGGGTTACCCCCTATTTCTATTTATAAAAATTGTATTTTTAAAAATTCACTTCTTCCCCTCTTCCCTTTTTTTGGACAATTGGGTGCAAACCTTTTAACCGGCAGTTTTATTGTAGAGAAAATTTTTGCAATTCCAGGACTTGGGTTTTGGTATGTACAAAGCATTGGCAATCGAGACTATCCAGTAATCATGGGTTTGACGATTTTTTACAGCACTTTACTCCTTGGTTTTATTTTACTCTCAGAAGTTTTGCAACGTTTATTAAACCCTTTAGCAAATACAAAAATAAGTTGATATATGCCAATAGGTAAATGTTTTTTAGGCTATTGTATTTTAATTTGTTTACTTTGCCTCGCCTCTATAACCCCTTTTCTATCTCCTTACTCTTATCAAGAAACGAATTTAGCATTGGCAAATCAAGCGCCAAGCTGGAACCATTGGTTTGGAACGGATGATCTTGGAAGAGATGTTTTTACAAGAGTAAGTTACGGAATATCCATTTCAATAGGAGTTGGGTTAGCTGCGGCTGTTCTTGATTTAATTATTGGTTTTTTTTGGGGAGGGATAGCTGGCATGACTGGTGGTATTGTTGAGAAAACCTTAATGAGGATAATTGACATTTTAGTGTGCATTCCTTCTCTTATCTTGTCTATTCTTTTAGTGATTGTCTTGGGAAATGGTATCTACTCGTTAATTTTAGCTTTAGGATTAACAGGATGGGTATCAATGGCAAGACTTGTTAGATCGGAAATTTCATTTATTAAAAATCAAGATTACTATCTCAATGGAAAATTAATTGGAGCATCTTCTAGTCGACTTTTATTTCATTATATTTTACCAAATATATTCCACACAGTCCTCATTTGCCTAACATTAACAATACCATCTGCTATTTTTTCTGAAGCTTTTTTAAGCTTTTTAGGGATCGGGGTCCAAGCGCCCATTGCAAGTTTGGGATCTATGGCTTTTGAATCATTAAATGCTTATCACAACTATCCTTGGCGCTTGTTTTTTCCAAGCATTTTTATTACTTTAATAATCTTTAGCTTTTATTTAATTGCCGAAGGTTTAAAAGAACAAAAAGAGATGTATGCTTAAGTTATTAGAAGTTAATTCCTTAAATCTAACCTATCAAAAAACAAAAATATTACATGACATAACATTTTCGCTTAAGGTCAGTGAAACAATGGGCATTATAGGCGCTTCAGGTTCTGGCAAGACATCTTTAGGTAAAGCGATTATTAATATCTTTCCTTTTGCAACTAGTGCTTCTTTAACAGGCTCAATTTTATTTGATACTTTGGAACTAGTTGGATATTCAGAAAAAAATTTTCAAAAAATAAGAGGTAAGGAAATAAGTTTTGTCTTTCAAGATCCAGGATCTGCTTTTAATCCGACTGAAAAAATTGCGAAACAAATAATACC
This DNA window, taken from Candidatus Rubidus massiliensis, encodes the following:
- the dppB_2 gene encoding Dipeptide transport system permease protein DppB yields the protein MIQSLKLSFSYFTNSVISLLGIIILTFCFMKLIPGDPFLESKALDEHVHQRLLDYHGLNGSLTEQLLTYLKNVSSFNLGTSLKYKDLTVIEIIVNNFPISAQLGGMAFLASMINGIFLGTLSAYHYKKKGDKVFFFSSTLALSLPTFFIGTFLQYYFSFKWHIFPIGRWGSISHAILPILTLSIIPSMQIAKLVRAQVLQIFQKNYYISEKLKGLPPISIYKNCIFKNSLLPLFPFFGQLGANLLTGSFIVEKIFAIPGLGFWYVQSIGNRDYPVIMGLTIFYSTLLLGFILLSEVLQRLLNPLANTKIS
- the oppC gene encoding Stage 0 sporulation protein KC → MPIGKCFLGYCILICLLCLASITPFLSPYSYQETNLALANQAPSWNHWFGTDDLGRDVFTRVSYGISISIGVGLAAAVLDLIIGFFWGGIAGMTGGIVEKTLMRIIDILVCIPSLILSILLVIVLGNGIYSLILALGLTGWVSMARLVRSEISFIKNQDYYLNGKLIGASSSRLLFHYILPNIFHTVLICLTLTIPSAIFSEAFLSFLGIGVQAPIASLGSMAFESLNAYHNYPWRLFFPSIFITLIIFSFYLIAEGLKEQKEMYA